A region from the Rosa rugosa chromosome 6, drRosRugo1.1, whole genome shotgun sequence genome encodes:
- the LOC133715488 gene encoding sigma factor binding protein 2, chloroplastic-like, whose protein sequence is MDMMGVNNRSPKQSKRSRSSKGVKVVYISSPMKVQTSASKFRALVQELTGRDSDAERFMETNGGGGHRHQNIPEFSHEQQLKAADVDHHVFPHHQIPFSNSIYEFPNFSDSLFEPFTGHFELDVLRSFDQL, encoded by the coding sequence ATGGATATGATGGGGGTGAACAACCGGAGCCCGAAGCAGAGCAAGAGAAGCAGATCGTCAAAGGGGGTGAAGGTGGTGTACATATCGAGCCCCATGAAGGTTCAAACCAGTGCCTCTAAGTTCAGGGCGCTTGTGCAGGAGCTCACCGGCCGAGACTCCGACGCCGAGCGGTTCATGGAGACCAACGGTGGTGGTGGTCACCGTCATCAGAATATTCCTGAGTTTTCTCATGAGCAGCAACTCAAGGCCGCTGATGTTGACCATCATGTATTCCCTCACCATCAGATTCCTTTCTCGAATTCGATTTATGAGTTTCCGAATTTCTCCGACTCTTTGTTTGAACCGTTTACTGGGCATTTTGAGCTCGATGTGCTCAGAAGCTTTGATCAACTATAA